The genomic window GCGTCTCCGCGGTCGTTCTCGCGGCTTATGTCCTCTTCCTGCTGGGCTTCCTGATCGCTCACCCGGGCATCTCCTACGCCGAGTGGCATGGTCTGTTCTCCCACAGCCTGATGAAGATCTTCAGCCTGTTGACGCTGGTTTCCCTGAGCGTGCACGCATGGGTCGGTATGTGGACCATCACCACCGACTACCTGACTCCGATGGCGCTGGGCAAGTCCGCGACCGTCGTGCGTTTCCT from Pseudomonas sp. GCEP-101 includes these protein-coding regions:
- the sdhD gene encoding succinate dehydrogenase, hydrophobic membrane anchor protein, producing MVTNVTNLSRSGLYDWMVQRVSAVVLAAYVLFLLGFLIAHPGISYAEWHGLFSHSLMKIFSLLTLVSLSVHAWVGMWTITTDYLTPMALGKSATVVRFLVQAVCGMAMFAFFVWGVQILWGN